TTCGCCTTTATTGGCAATGATTTTGAGGGTATCGCCGGATGTGGTGTGTTTGGCCTTTTTGCGGCGCGGTTTGGCCTTGCGTGTCGTGGTGCGGTTGGTTTTGGTTTTGGGGTCATACCCCGATACCACCGCTTTATCAGGCACGCCCTTAATCAGGTCGCGCAGGCGGATATCAATAATGTCTGCCGGATTCAAAGCCGCCACCGGCTCACGTTCGGCCAGTTTCTTGTTACTCATAAATACCAGCGTATCGCCGACGATCTTAAAGGTGTGGCCGTACTGTTTGGCCAAGCGCGTCAGAAACTCGATATCACGCTCTTGATATTGGGTAACGCGCTCGATATCAATGGCTTCCACATCGCCGGTTACCTTCAATTTCAGACGGCCTGCCACGATGCGCACGATTTTGGCCAGCGTGGTTTTTTCATACGGCTTGGCCTGCAAAGTGCGGTTAGCCTTGGTAATGCCGGTGGCCAACGCTTTCAGCGATACCGTACTCGGCGGGTGGTTGTATTCGATTTCGGCGATTTGAAAGCTCCCCAAAGCCACCAAGCCGGTGAATTGGTCGCCCAAGCTCAGCGACAGGCTGTCTCCCTGCTCGGGATACCAAGCACGCAGCCAGCGGCCGTCGGTATCTTCAAACGTTACTTCCAGCTCGTCCGATTGCTCGCCCAAGTAATCGGTATAGGTAATCGACAACAGGTAAGGCTCGATATCGCCGGTGATGTCTTTTTGCTCGTATTTGAGCGTGAAATCCGGCTTGGTAACGGGGTGGGTACGGCTGCTGCCGTCTTTTTGAAAAAGCGTTGCAAAATACATGTTATCGCATCCAAGGCGGCATATCCGCCTGACTGTTTTTCGGTTTAGTGGCCAGCACCGGCACAAACACGGTCAAACCGCTTTTAAATTCTTCTGTTAAAGGCAGATGCGGATTGGCCGCAATCAGCCCGTCAACCATCAGCGCATTGCCGTAGTGCTTATGGGCAATCAAGTCCCAACGGTCGCCGTCTATCGTGGTATAGCGCAATACGGCACTCATTTATCCCTCCTTACGGCCAGCCAGCCGGTTAAGGTTTCGACCGCGGCCGCGCCGTCCTGTAAAGAGGCCGACGCACTGTCAACGGCATTCACGGCTGCATCCAACCAGCCGCCGATCGAGCCGTTTTCCGTTCCCGACCGCAGACTGCCGACGGCACTACCGAGCTGATGCGCCGCCTGACCGGCTTGGGCGGCAAACGCCGCCGCACCCTGCAAATCGCCCAACACCGCAGTCACATCGGGCAGAGCCGACAATTTATCCAATGTGCCGCTGCCGATTTGCAGGGCATCGCCCACCAAACCGAGCACACCGGCGGGGTCGTTTTTGATGTCTTTGGCCGCATAAACCAAACGCTGCATTTGTTCGATGCCGTCTTCGGCCGCACGGTAAATCTGTACGCCTTTTTCCACCGCCTGCATGATGTCGGATGCCTGCGCCTGTACCGACTCGGGCAACAAGGCCAACAGCGGGTTTTTACCGCCGCTCATCACGCCCGGTGTCGGCAGCGGGTTATTGGGGTCGCCCACAAACTCGGCCAGCTCCACGTCCAATTCACGCGCGGCCGTGCGGCCTTGTGCGTCCTGTATCAGCGTGCGCTCGGCCAACCGCTCGATCACAAACCAGCCGACAAAGCGGCCGCTGCCGTACACCAATGCCTGAGCCTGTTGGCTCTCTTTGGCGGCCAGCAAGCCTTTGTAGGCCGTATCGGGATTCCCCAGTTTCCAATGCAGCTTCAACGAAAACCGCATAGTGGTCAGGTCATTGCCCATTGCCTGCAGTCTCGGACGGCCCTGCAATACATCATGCTTGGCAAACTTGGCCGCGTGGGTGGATTCAAGGTTGCTGAAACTTTGCAGCAGCTCGAAGCGCACATCACCTAATTGTGCATACATCAGTAAGCCCTCCGTTCGCGGTCGGCTATCATGCGGTTAAACAGTGCCTCAAATTCGCGCAAGCCCATTTGCAAGGCCGCCTGAATTTGGGTGGGGTCGCCGCCCGGGGCATGGATGGTCGGGTTGAAATTCACGGTAATGCCGCCGGCTCCCGCAGCCGCCTGCGCCTGTTGTTCGCGCGCCGAGGCAAAATCTGCGACGCTGCTTGAAATGCGTGCGGCCAAATCGGCACGCAGACTGCCCACACGGCTGCCGAAACGCTCTTTCAGACGGCCTGCCCACGCGCCGACGGCCTGTACGGGACGTGCCGCCGTGCGCTTGATGCCCAATGCCAAACCTTCTGTCATAAAGCCGCCGTAGCCTGCAAACACACGGCTGGGCGAATGGATGCCCATACCTTTGCGGTCAGAGGTAAATGCCGACTTAACCGCCGATACCACACCTTGCACAGCAGCCACCGCACGGCCGATGCCCGCCTTGATGCCGTTGACCAAGCCGTCAATCATCATGCTGCCGTAACCCATGAAAGTCGCGCCCAAGCCCGACAACCAAGTCCACACCGCTTGGAAAGCCGTCATAAAGGCGGTTACCGGCGAGAAGGTCAGGATCAGGTTTAAGAGCGCGGCAATGCCGGTTGAGAAAAAGACCTTGATACTTTCCCACGCGGTCGATACCGTGGTTTTGATGCTCTCCCACACCGCCGACAGCAGCGTTGTGATGTTGAGCCAAACCACCGAAAACCATGTGGTCAGACCGCTCCATGCCGTCTGAAATGCAGTCGTAACCGATGTCCACAGACTGCCGAAGAAGTTGCCCAAATCCTGCCACAGTGCCTTGGCTCCGCCGACCACGCCTTCCCAGTTGGTGTAAAGCAGATAAGCGGCTGCGGCCAGCAAACCGAGTGCAAGGAAAATGGGGTTGGCCATCAGAGCCATACCGAGCTTGAGGAAGCCTGATGCCAGCATGGGCAGGAAGCGGATGATTCCGCCTGCAAACGAACGCATGGCCATCATGCCGAGTTTGGCCATACCGATAAAACCACCGACCAAACCGTGAGTAAACGCCTTGGCCAACGGCAGAGCGGCACGCAGACCGCCCAGTGCGGTTTTAATCAGGCTGACGCTGCGAAAGACTACACCCGTGCCGGATTGAAATTTCAACACGCCCAGCAGCCATGAGGCAGACACCTTTGCAAACATCGCCGGAATAAACGACCAGCCCGTCATTAAGACATTGGCGGCAAACAATGTGCCGAGTGCCGTAACCTTAAATAAAGCCAGCCCTGCGACAAAGCCCAAGATTGATTTGGTTACGGCAGGATTGGCAGCTGCCCAGTCTGCAATACCATGAATGACGGGCTTGACGGCATCCAGCAGGCTGTTGACGGCCGGCAGCAGGGTTGCTCCGACGGTAATCGCCAGTTCGACTATACTGTTTTTAAACAGCTCCCAGTTTTTGGCAGTTGTTTCGGACTGAGCCTTAAACTCCTTTTCCATGCTGCCTTCAAACAAAGGTTTGCCGTCTTTCCCGGATTGCTTTAAACCATCAATGGACTTTTTATAGGTATCCAAACCACCAACCAGCGCGGCCACATCGTCGGCGTATTCCAAGCCAAACAAATCCACCAGCGCACCCATCTGGTTTTCTTTCGGCAGCTTTTTAATCTGCTTCAAGAAATCCATCAGAGCCTGTTCACCGTTCTCCTTAATGGCTTTTTTCAGGGTTTTGCTGTCGGTGCCGATGGCTTTTAAGGCATCTTGGAATTTTTTTCCCTGTTTGTCCGCCGTCCCCAGTTTGGTCAGCATACCGTTGACGGCAGTGCCGGCTACTTCGGGCGTTTTGCCCAAGCTGATAAAAGCATTGGCAAGTGAGGCCGTCTGAAGTTCGGTCAGACCGAACTGTTTGGCCACGCCGCCGACCCGCCCGAGCGTATTGACAATGTCCGAAGCCTTAGCCGGACTGTTGTTGGATAAATGGTTGACGGCATCGCCGAGTTTGCCGATTTGGGCTATCGGGATGTTGTAGACGTTGGCCAGCTTCGCCATGCTGTCGCCCGCCTGTTCGGCGGTCATATCAAAAGCCACCGACATCTTGGCGACGGTTTCGGTAAAACCGACAATGTCCTTGCGTGCCACACCGAGCTGGCCGCCTGAAGCAGCAATGCCAGCCAAATCTTTAGCCGCCATCGGAATGCTGCGTGTCAACGCCAGAATGTCCTTGTTCATCTGCTGAAACTGCTGCGGACTGTCAAACTCAACCGTCTTCTTCACTCCTGCCATTGCCGACTCAAAGTCCATCGCCAGTTTGACAGGGATAACGGCAGTGGTTGCGATCGAAGCGGTGGAAGCTACCTGTCCCAACAACTCCTGCCTTTGGCCGGCAAGATTCTGCCGCCTGAGTTGGATTGCCCCCAATTGTGTCGATTTGTTGCGCAGTTTATCAATGGTAATGCCCAATTGAGCATATTCGCGTTTCAATTCCCCGACGCGTTCTTTCGACATTCTCAGCGGGTCGGACAAAAGATTGCCGAGCATACGCTGGCGTGCAGAAAACCTTTGCGTTTCCGCCTGAAGTGCAACCATCGATTTTCGCACCGACCCCAAACCGGCAATCGCAGCCCCTGCGCTGAAACCGACTTTGACACCGATTGCCAAATCTGCAGACATGGTTTATTATCCTTTCATCATTCAAAGGGGTGGAACATGAACAAATATTGGAACTTTGCCTTAAATGCAGACCGCGCAGAAACGATGGTTAAATTCCTGATTGTTTCCGGATTTGTCATTGGTTGTCTGGTGGAAAATTGGGCAACCGGCATTGTGTACGGCCTGATTGCCCCGTTCCTTTTGATTCCTGTCGGTGCCGCTGCTTTACTGCTTGGTGCAATTACCGAATTACTTCCAAAAAAGACCGGTTAAAAATCACATTCCCTTTCGATAGCCCGCCTTAATCTGGCGGGTTGCTTCGTTTAACCAGTCTTCAAATTCATCCAGCGGCAGCAC
Above is a genomic segment from Neisseria weaveri containing:
- a CDS encoding phage late control D family protein — its product is MYFATLFQKDGSSRTHPVTKPDFTLKYEQKDITGDIEPYLLSITYTDYLGEQSDELEVTFEDTDGRWLRAWYPEQGDSLSLSLGDQFTGLVALGSFQIAEIEYNHPPSTVSLKALATGITKANRTLQAKPYEKTTLAKIVRIVAGRLKLKVTGDVEAIDIERVTQYQERDIEFLTRLAKQYGHTFKIVGDTLVFMSNKKLAEREPVAALNPADIIDIRLRDLIKGVPDKAVVSGYDPKTKTNRTTTRKAKPRRKKAKHTTSGDTLKIIANKGESQAQVNARADAALAAAQDEQCAGNVTVFGHAKLVAGQVILLENHGKFSGRYLVKQARHRYDRRSGYTTDLDIKMLEYIPEEKETDDAAQS
- a CDS encoding tail protein X, coding for MSAVLRYTTIDGDRWDLIAHKHYGNALMVDGLIAANPHLPLTEEFKSGLTVFVPVLATKPKNSQADMPPWMR
- a CDS encoding phage tail protein: MYAQLGDVRFELLQSFSNLESTHAAKFAKHDVLQGRPRLQAMGNDLTTMRFSLKLHWKLGNPDTAYKGLLAAKESQQAQALVYGSGRFVGWFVIERLAERTLIQDAQGRTAARELDVELAEFVGDPNNPLPTPGVMSGGKNPLLALLPESVQAQASDIMQAVEKGVQIYRAAEDGIEQMQRLVYAAKDIKNDPAGVLGLVGDALQIGSGTLDKLSALPDVTAVLGDLQGAAAFAAQAGQAAHQLGSAVGSLRSGTENGSIGGWLDAAVNAVDSASASLQDGAAAVETLTGWLAVRRDK
- a CDS encoding phage tail tape measure protein, whose protein sequence is MSADLAIGVKVGFSAGAAIAGLGSVRKSMVALQAETQRFSARQRMLGNLLSDPLRMSKERVGELKREYAQLGITIDKLRNKSTQLGAIQLRRQNLAGQRQELLGQVASTASIATTAVIPVKLAMDFESAMAGVKKTVEFDSPQQFQQMNKDILALTRSIPMAAKDLAGIAASGGQLGVARKDIVGFTETVAKMSVAFDMTAEQAGDSMAKLANVYNIPIAQIGKLGDAVNHLSNNSPAKASDIVNTLGRVGGVAKQFGLTELQTASLANAFISLGKTPEVAGTAVNGMLTKLGTADKQGKKFQDALKAIGTDSKTLKKAIKENGEQALMDFLKQIKKLPKENQMGALVDLFGLEYADDVAALVGGLDTYKKSIDGLKQSGKDGKPLFEGSMEKEFKAQSETTAKNWELFKNSIVELAITVGATLLPAVNSLLDAVKPVIHGIADWAAANPAVTKSILGFVAGLALFKVTALGTLFAANVLMTGWSFIPAMFAKVSASWLLGVLKFQSGTGVVFRSVSLIKTALGGLRAALPLAKAFTHGLVGGFIGMAKLGMMAMRSFAGGIIRFLPMLASGFLKLGMALMANPIFLALGLLAAAAYLLYTNWEGVVGGAKALWQDLGNFFGSLWTSVTTAFQTAWSGLTTWFSVVWLNITTLLSAVWESIKTTVSTAWESIKVFFSTGIAALLNLILTFSPVTAFMTAFQAVWTWLSGLGATFMGYGSMMIDGLVNGIKAGIGRAVAAVQGVVSAVKSAFTSDRKGMGIHSPSRVFAGYGGFMTEGLALGIKRTAARPVQAVGAWAGRLKERFGSRVGSLRADLAARISSSVADFASAREQQAQAAAGAGGITVNFNPTIHAPGGDPTQIQAALQMGLREFEALFNRMIADRERRAY
- a CDS encoding GpE family phage tail protein; the protein is MNAAADVAWWFGWSVQDVYVLPLDEFEDWLNEATRQIKAGYRKGM